CGTTCTGTGATCGCTCTCCGGGTTCCAACCGCCAATCGCCACCTGACCGTACGGGCCGGAGGGGTCGCGCCGTGGACCCGGTGATCGTCGTCGGCGCGGGCCCCGTGGGGCTCGCGCTCTCGCTGTGCCTCGCCACCCAGGGCGTTCCCGTCGTCGTGCTGGACGAGGGGGTGGGCAAGGACGATCCGCGGCCGGCCCGTACGGCGGTGCTGCGGCCCGACACGGCCGCTCTGATGGCGCGGCTGGGCTGCTCCACGCTCCGTGACGAAGGTGCCTGGTGGGTCGGTTGGCGCCAGTTGCGGCGCAAGCAGCAGATGCGGCAGCTGCCGCTCGGTGATCCGGACGAGATGGGTGGCGCGAGCGGGGCCGGTGGTGCGGGGGCCGGTCCGGGCGGCCCCGGTGCGGGCGCCGTCGGTGACGGGGAACGTGCCGAGGCGGTCTTCCCCTCACCGTTACACCTCCCGCAGCACGCCCTCACGCGCGGTCTCAGGGACGCCGTGGCGCGCCACGAGCACGTACGGCTGGTGACGAACAGCCGGCTCGACTCGCTGGAGCAGGACGCACGGGGCGTCACGGTGCACACGCGCGGTCCCGGGGCGACCTGGTGGCGGGGAAGCCATGTGGTGGGCTGCGACGGCGCCAGGTCGACGGTCCGCAAGCTGCTGGGTGTGCGTTTCCCGGGCCGTACGGCGGTGGAGCGGCACGCGGTCGCCGCGCTCCGTGTCGAACTGCCCTGGCCCGGCGAGGCCGTGCTGCACCGTCAGCCCCCGTGGCGGGGCGGCGGCCAGGAGGTGTCCGCCAGGCCTCTCGCCGACGGTGTGTGGCGGCTGGACTGGCTGCTGCCCGCCCGGGGCGAGCTGGTCACGCCGGAGGCGCTGGTGACGCGGGTACGGGACACCCTGGCCGGGTGGTGCGGCGAGACGCCGCCGTACGACCTGCTCGACACCGGCGTGTACACACTGCACCACCGGCTCGCGCGGCGCTGGCGCGTCGGGAGGGCCTTCCTCGCGGGTGACGCCGC
The nucleotide sequence above comes from Streptomyces sp. NBC_01716. Encoded proteins:
- a CDS encoding FAD-dependent monooxygenase yields the protein MDPVIVVGAGPVGLALSLCLATQGVPVVVLDEGVGKDDPRPARTAVLRPDTAALMARLGCSTLRDEGAWWVGWRQLRRKQQMRQLPLGDPDEMGGASGAGGAGAGPGGPGAGAVGDGERAEAVFPSPLHLPQHALTRGLRDAVARHEHVRLVTNSRLDSLEQDARGVTVHTRGPGATWWRGSHVVGCDGARSTVRKLLGVRFPGRTAVERHAVAALRVELPWPGEAVLHRQPPWRGGGQEVSARPLADGVWRLDWLLPARGELVTPEALVTRVRDTLAGWCGETPPYDLLDTGVYTLHHRLARRWRVGRAFLAGDAAHLLGALGTQGLDEGLRDAENLGWKLAHAWHHGASETLLDSYQAERRTAVAARLRAADQSLTILRGGGGLRTYLGSSRGHDALLADGHLGHGPLGAPPAYPHSPLAPPYTEAHTTVDTRTGAPVDDVLVTAPDGMTVRLRDRLGRGSMLVVLVAPGTGVWDRRHWLTAGVMPRLAEAVAALPAPAELLVTESYPGASAHSVLLVRPDGHLVAAFGGVRPDELYAAADAARGGAPEPSPAKDRSGRTDRTANIN